TTTACTCAAAGGAACTCCTATGACTCAAGACTTCAACAGCTTTGGCCTTCCGGCCAAGCTTCTTCTTGCGCTTGCGCGCATGAACTTCACGACCCCTACGCCCATTCAGGAACAAACCATTCCGCTCGCGCTTGAAGGGCGTGACGTGCTGGGTTCCGCCCAAACGGGAACGGGCAAGACGGCAGCCTTTGGCCTGCCGCTCATCGTTCATTTGATGAACAACCCCGAAGCGACGGCGCTGATCATGCTGCCGACGCGTGAGCTTGCGACGCAGGTCGAAGCGGCCCTGTTGCCGATGATCCCCGTCCCCAACATCAAGACCGCTCTTTTGATCGGTGGCGATTCCATGTTCAAGCAGCTTAAGCAGCTTAGCCATATGCCGCGCCTGATCGTCGGCACGCCCGGACGCATCAACGACCATCTGGAACGCAAATCGCTTAAACTCAACCACACGGACTTCCTTGTGCTGGATGAGACGGATCGCATGCTGGACATGGGCTTTGGCATTCAGATCGATAAGATCCTGACGCATGTCTCGTCCAACCGCCAGACGCTTTTGTTCTCGGCCACGCTGCCCGCCAACATCGTCAAGCTATCGAGCAAGTATATGCGTAATCCTATGCGCGTTGCCGTAGGCTCAACCACCACGCCCGCCGCGAATATCAAGCAGGAGTTGGTTCACACCACGGACACCGATAAGTATGGCCATCTGCTGACGCAACTGGAGCAACGCGTGGGTTCGGTCATCATCTTTGTGAAGACAAAGTACGGGACGGAAAAGCTCGCCAAGAAGCTCAACGCTTCAGAGCATAAGGCCGATTGCCTTCATGGCGATTTGCAACAGCGTCGCAGAGATCGCGTCACGCAAAGCTTCCGTGACAAGAAGTATCGTATTCTTGTCGCCACGGATGTTGCGGCGCGAGGCCTTGACATCCCGCATATCGAACACGTCATCAACTATGACTTGCCGCAATGCCCCGAAGATTACATCCATCGCATTGGACGCACGGCTCGTGCGGGTGCGGAAGGTTGTGCGCTTAACCTTTTGACCCCTGCGGACGGCAGCAAGTGGCGGGCGATCCATCGTTTGATCCACGGCCATGACGATCCGTCGATCCCCACGGACGATAAGAAGCCAGCTGGTAAGAAGTTTGGCGGCGGCTATAAAGGTCGCGGCGGCAGCTTTTACAAAGGCAAGAGCGCCGAAGGCGGCTACAAGGGCAAAGAGAGCGCTGAAGGCGGCTATAAGGGCAAGAGCGGCGACTTTAAGAAGAAAGATGGCGGCAGCGCCAAGCCCGCTTGGAAAGTCAATAAGCCCCGCAACAAGGGCAACTTTAAGGCTCCTAAGGCTGCGTAAGCTCTAGCATTCGGCATTTAGGATTCAGGATTTAGGGGGGATCGCGGCGCGGTTCCCCCTTTAGTGTTACCCCTCAGTCATCCCGCCGGAGGGCGGGATCCATCACCTATGCTTTCTACCCATGTCCCTATCCGCCGTTTCAGGAGATGGATCGCCACGTCACCTCGCTTTACGCTCGGCTCCTCGCGATGACGATAAAGGGGAAAATGGTGACGCTATCCTCCCTGAATCCTGAATCCTAAATGCTTCCCCCCCTTCCCCTTGCACCGCATTGACACGGTTAAGAAGCCCGCTATACTGCCAGTAATCCTTTCAGAATCACCGGCGAAGGCTTCTCCCTGCCATGAAATTTCTCGCTCTTATTGGCCGTACGCTTATCCGCTTCTTTAACGCGACGGGGCATTTTGCTTGGTTTATGGCCAAGACCTTGCGCCACACGGTCACGCGTCCCTTTTACTGGGGGCAAATTGGCCGTCAGGTTGTCGATATCGGCTATTACTCGCTGCCTGTCGTGGGGCTGACGGCGCTGTTCACGGGCATGGTGCTGGCGCTGCAAAGCCACTCCGGCTTTTCGCGCTTTGATGCCGAAAGCGCCATCCCGACTGTTGTCATCCTGTCAATCACGCGAGAGCTTGGCCCCGTTATGGCGGGCCTGATGGTCGCGGGACGCATTGGCGCGGCGATTGCCGCTGAGCTGGGCACAATGCGCGTGACCGAGCAGATTGATGCTTTAACCACGCTCTCAACAAACCCCTACAAATACCTGATCGTGCCGCGCTTTGTCGCTGCCACCCTTATGATGCCGCTGTTGGTTCTGGTGGCTGATATTATCGGCGTTTTCGGCGGTTTTTTGGTGTGCGTTTACGGGCTTCATTTCAACGCCGCCAACTATCTCAACCAAACATGGGAGTATCTGGAGTTCCGCGACGTGACCTCTGGCCTTTGGAAGGCGGCGATGTTCGGCGCGATTGTCGCGCTGATGGGATGCTATAACGGCTTCAACTCGCAAGGCGGGGCGCAAGGCGTCGGCGCGGCGACAACGAATGCCGTCGTGTCGGCCTCGATCATGATTTTGATCACCAACTATTTGATGACGGGGATTCTCTTTGCCACAAACTAACGCCCTCACCCCGAAGATTGAGCTGCAAAACGTCACCAAATCGTTTGGCAGCAAAAAGGTTTTGCGCGGCATCGATCTTTCCATCGCGCCGCAAGAGTCTGTGGTCGTTATCGGCGGATCGGGCACGGGCAAATCCGTTTTGCTGAAATCGATCCTTAGCATTATTCGCCCCGATAAAGGCTCGATCAAAATCGATGGGCAGGAAACCGTCGGCCTTTCCGGTGCGGCCCGCGATGAGCATCTGGCCAAGTTCGGGATGTTGTTTCAAGGCTCCGCCCTGTTTGACTCCTTGCTGGTATGGGAGAACGTCGCTTTTAAGCTGTTGCGGGCTGAACATATGCCGCGCGCGCAGGCGAAAGAACGCGCGATTGAAACGCTGGCCTCTGTAGGCCTTGCCGCCGATGTTGGTGAGTTGGAGCCTGCCG
This Bdellovibrionales bacterium DNA region includes the following protein-coding sequences:
- a CDS encoding ABC transporter permease, translating into MKFLALIGRTLIRFFNATGHFAWFMAKTLRHTVTRPFYWGQIGRQVVDIGYYSLPVVGLTALFTGMVLALQSHSGFSRFDAESAIPTVVILSITRELGPVMAGLMVAGRIGAAIAAELGTMRVTEQIDALTTLSTNPYKYLIVPRFVAATLMMPLLVLVADIIGVFGGFLVCVYGLHFNAANYLNQTWEYLEFRDVTSGLWKAAMFGAIVALMGCYNGFNSQGGAQGVGAATTNAVVSASIMILITNYLMTGILFATN
- a CDS encoding DEAD/DEAH box helicase is translated as MTQDFNSFGLPAKLLLALARMNFTTPTPIQEQTIPLALEGRDVLGSAQTGTGKTAAFGLPLIVHLMNNPEATALIMLPTRELATQVEAALLPMIPVPNIKTALLIGGDSMFKQLKQLSHMPRLIVGTPGRINDHLERKSLKLNHTDFLVLDETDRMLDMGFGIQIDKILTHVSSNRQTLLFSATLPANIVKLSSKYMRNPMRVAVGSTTTPAANIKQELVHTTDTDKYGHLLTQLEQRVGSVIIFVKTKYGTEKLAKKLNASEHKADCLHGDLQQRRRDRVTQSFRDKKYRILVATDVAARGLDIPHIEHVINYDLPQCPEDYIHRIGRTARAGAEGCALNLLTPADGSKWRAIHRLIHGHDDPSIPTDDKKPAGKKFGGGYKGRGGSFYKGKSAEGGYKGKESAEGGYKGKSGDFKKKDGGSAKPAWKVNKPRNKGNFKAPKAA
- a CDS encoding ATP-binding cassette domain-containing protein, which translates into the protein MPQTNALTPKIELQNVTKSFGSKKVLRGIDLSIAPQESVVVIGGSGTGKSVLLKSILSIIRPDKGSIKIDGQETVGLSGAARDEHLAKFGMLFQGSALFDSLLVWENVAFKLLRAEHMPRAQAKERAIETLASVGLAADVGELEPAELSGGMQKRVALARAIVANPEIVFFDEPTTGLDPIMADVINELIVKCVRERGITALSITHDMASARKIADRIAMLHEGKIIWQGHKSEIDNSGNAYIEQFIHGRAEGPIKMQVRHM